A single genomic interval of Orcinus orca chromosome 19, mOrcOrc1.1, whole genome shotgun sequence harbors:
- the ENDOV gene encoding endonuclease V isoform X12: MATMRSGACARRPASDATGRGVQGRAMARKAAGRPPEETLSLWKREQALLKTLVVDRDTEAWQRDPAFSGLQRVGGVDVSFVKGDSVSACASLVVLSYPELEVMYEDCRMVSLTAPYVSGFLAFREVPFLVDAVQQLREKEPRLMPQVLFVDGNGVLHHRGFGVACHLGVVTDLPCIGVAKKLLQVDGLENNALHKEKIRLLKAGGDSFPLMGGSGTVLGMALKSHDHSTKPLYVSVGHKMSLEAAVRLTHGCCKFRIPEPVRQADIRSRDYIRRILGVQGAPALRPERSKKAQRPKACPQGASEEPAARK, translated from the exons ATGGCAACGATGCGGTCCGGCGCCTGCGCGCGGCGCCCCGCAAGTGACGCCACAGGAAGGGGCGTTCAGGGCCGCGCCATGGCCCGAAAGGCGGCTGGGAGGCCGCCGGAGGAAACGCTGTCGCTCTGGAAACG ggagcaaGCCCTGTTGAAGACACTTGTCGTGGACCGGGACACGGAGGCGTGGCAACGGGACCCCGCTTTTTCGGGTCTGCAGAGGGTCGGGGGCGTGGATGTGTCCTTTGTGAAGGGCGACAGTGTCAGCGCCTGCGCCTCCCTGGTGGTGCTCAGCTACCCTGAGCTCGAG GTGATGTATGAGGACTGTCGCATGGTGAGCCTGACAGCCCCCTACGTGTCAGGCTTCCTGGCCTTCCGAGAGGTGCCCTTCCTGGTGGACGCGGTGCAGCAGCTGCGGGAGAAGGAGCCCCGCCTCATGCCCCAG GTCCTTTTTGTGGATGGAAATGGGGTGCTCCACCACCGAG GCTTTGGGGTAGCCTGCCACCTTGGTGTCGTCACAGACCTGCCCTGCATCGGGGTGGCCAAGAAACTCCTGCAGGTGGATGGGCTGGAGAACAACGCTCTGCACAAGGAGAAG ataCGGCTCCTGAAGGCTGGAGGAGACTCATTTCCTCTGATGGGAGGCTCCGGGACCGTCCTGGGCATG GCCCTGAAGAGCCACGACCACAGCACCAAGCCCCTCTATGTCTCTGTGGGccacaagatgagcctggaggcAGCCGTGCGCCTGACCCATGGCTGCTGCAAGTTTCGGATCCCGGAGCCCGTGCGCCAG GCTGACATCCGCTCCCGAGACTACATCCGCAGGATCCTGGGAGTCCAAGGGGCCCCTGCCTTGCGGCCAGAAAG GAGCAAGAAGGCACAGAGGCCAAAGGCGTGCCCTCAGGGAGCCTCAGAAGAGCCCGCAG
- the ENDOV gene encoding endonuclease V isoform X11 translates to MATMRSGACARRPASDATGRGVQGRAMARKAAGRPPEETLSLWKREQALLKTLVVDRDTEAWQRDPAFSGLQRVGGVDVSFVKGDSVSACASLVVLSYPELEVMYEDCRMVSLTAPYVSGFLAFREVPFLVDAVQQLREKEPRLMPQVLFVDGNGVLHHRGFGVACHLGVVTDLPCIGVAKKLLQVDGLENNALHKEKIRLLKAGGDSFPLMGGSGTVLGMALKSHDHSTKPLYVSVGHKMSLEAAVRLTHGCCKFRIPEPVRQADIRSRDYIRRILGVQGAPALRPERSKKAQRPKACPQGASEEPADLEIIH, encoded by the exons ATGGCAACGATGCGGTCCGGCGCCTGCGCGCGGCGCCCCGCAAGTGACGCCACAGGAAGGGGCGTTCAGGGCCGCGCCATGGCCCGAAAGGCGGCTGGGAGGCCGCCGGAGGAAACGCTGTCGCTCTGGAAACG ggagcaaGCCCTGTTGAAGACACTTGTCGTGGACCGGGACACGGAGGCGTGGCAACGGGACCCCGCTTTTTCGGGTCTGCAGAGGGTCGGGGGCGTGGATGTGTCCTTTGTGAAGGGCGACAGTGTCAGCGCCTGCGCCTCCCTGGTGGTGCTCAGCTACCCTGAGCTCGAG GTGATGTATGAGGACTGTCGCATGGTGAGCCTGACAGCCCCCTACGTGTCAGGCTTCCTGGCCTTCCGAGAGGTGCCCTTCCTGGTGGACGCGGTGCAGCAGCTGCGGGAGAAGGAGCCCCGCCTCATGCCCCAG GTCCTTTTTGTGGATGGAAATGGGGTGCTCCACCACCGAG GCTTTGGGGTAGCCTGCCACCTTGGTGTCGTCACAGACCTGCCCTGCATCGGGGTGGCCAAGAAACTCCTGCAGGTGGATGGGCTGGAGAACAACGCTCTGCACAAGGAGAAG ataCGGCTCCTGAAGGCTGGAGGAGACTCATTTCCTCTGATGGGAGGCTCCGGGACCGTCCTGGGCATG GCCCTGAAGAGCCACGACCACAGCACCAAGCCCCTCTATGTCTCTGTGGGccacaagatgagcctggaggcAGCCGTGCGCCTGACCCATGGCTGCTGCAAGTTTCGGATCCCGGAGCCCGTGCGCCAG GCTGACATCCGCTCCCGAGACTACATCCGCAGGATCCTGGGAGTCCAAGGGGCCCCTGCCTTGCGGCCAGAAAG GAGCAAGAAGGCACAGAGGCCAAAGGCGTGCCCTCAGGGAGCCTCAGAAGAGCCCGCAG atttAGAAATTATCCATTGA
- the ENDOV gene encoding endonuclease V isoform X10: MATMRSGACARRPASDATGRGVQGRAMARKAAGRPPEETLSLWKREQALLKTLVVDRDTEAWQRDPAFSGLQRVGGVDVSFVKGDSVSACASLVVLSYPELEVMYEDCRMVSLTAPYVSGFLAFREVPFLVDAVQQLREKEPRLMPQVLFVDGNGVLHHRGFGVACHLGVVTDLPCIGVAKKLLQVDGLENNALHKEKIRLLKAGGDSFPLMGGSGTVLGMALKSHDHSTKPLYVSVGHKMSLEAAVRLTHGCCKFRIPEPVRQADIRSRDYIRRILGVQGAPALRPERSKKAQRPKACPQGASEEPAGLSLPRVHQDQGVGGTSERRMEATQSWLGLTALY, translated from the exons ATGGCAACGATGCGGTCCGGCGCCTGCGCGCGGCGCCCCGCAAGTGACGCCACAGGAAGGGGCGTTCAGGGCCGCGCCATGGCCCGAAAGGCGGCTGGGAGGCCGCCGGAGGAAACGCTGTCGCTCTGGAAACG ggagcaaGCCCTGTTGAAGACACTTGTCGTGGACCGGGACACGGAGGCGTGGCAACGGGACCCCGCTTTTTCGGGTCTGCAGAGGGTCGGGGGCGTGGATGTGTCCTTTGTGAAGGGCGACAGTGTCAGCGCCTGCGCCTCCCTGGTGGTGCTCAGCTACCCTGAGCTCGAG GTGATGTATGAGGACTGTCGCATGGTGAGCCTGACAGCCCCCTACGTGTCAGGCTTCCTGGCCTTCCGAGAGGTGCCCTTCCTGGTGGACGCGGTGCAGCAGCTGCGGGAGAAGGAGCCCCGCCTCATGCCCCAG GTCCTTTTTGTGGATGGAAATGGGGTGCTCCACCACCGAG GCTTTGGGGTAGCCTGCCACCTTGGTGTCGTCACAGACCTGCCCTGCATCGGGGTGGCCAAGAAACTCCTGCAGGTGGATGGGCTGGAGAACAACGCTCTGCACAAGGAGAAG ataCGGCTCCTGAAGGCTGGAGGAGACTCATTTCCTCTGATGGGAGGCTCCGGGACCGTCCTGGGCATG GCCCTGAAGAGCCACGACCACAGCACCAAGCCCCTCTATGTCTCTGTGGGccacaagatgagcctggaggcAGCCGTGCGCCTGACCCATGGCTGCTGCAAGTTTCGGATCCCGGAGCCCGTGCGCCAG GCTGACATCCGCTCCCGAGACTACATCCGCAGGATCCTGGGAGTCCAAGGGGCCCCTGCCTTGCGGCCAGAAAG GAGCAAGAAGGCACAGAGGCCAAAGGCGTGCCCTCAGGGAGCCTCAGAAGAGCCCGCAG gtctctccctgcccagagtTCATCAggaccagggggtgggggggacttcGGAGCGCAGGATGGAAGCCACGCAGAGCTGGCTGGGCCTGACGGCTTTGTACTGA
- the ENDOV gene encoding endonuclease V isoform X9 produces MATMRSGACARRPASDATGRGVQGRAMARKAAGRPPEETLSLWKREQALLKTLVVDRDTEAWQRDPAFSGLQRVGGVDVSFVKGDSVSACASLVVLSYPELEVMYEDCRMVSLTAPYVSGFLAFREVPFLVDAVQQLREKEPRLMPQVLFVDGNGVLHHRGFGVACHLGVVTDLPCIGVAKKLLQVDGLENNALHKEKIRLLKAGGDSFPLMGGSGTVLGMALKSHDHSTKPLYVSVGHKMSLEAAVRLTHGCCKFRIPEPVRQADIRSRDYIRRILGVQGAPALRPERSKKAQRPKACPQGASEEPAVSCCVVNCSVKSTWQRTEPTCPSPCEGAILEVHPPALAVI; encoded by the exons ATGGCAACGATGCGGTCCGGCGCCTGCGCGCGGCGCCCCGCAAGTGACGCCACAGGAAGGGGCGTTCAGGGCCGCGCCATGGCCCGAAAGGCGGCTGGGAGGCCGCCGGAGGAAACGCTGTCGCTCTGGAAACG ggagcaaGCCCTGTTGAAGACACTTGTCGTGGACCGGGACACGGAGGCGTGGCAACGGGACCCCGCTTTTTCGGGTCTGCAGAGGGTCGGGGGCGTGGATGTGTCCTTTGTGAAGGGCGACAGTGTCAGCGCCTGCGCCTCCCTGGTGGTGCTCAGCTACCCTGAGCTCGAG GTGATGTATGAGGACTGTCGCATGGTGAGCCTGACAGCCCCCTACGTGTCAGGCTTCCTGGCCTTCCGAGAGGTGCCCTTCCTGGTGGACGCGGTGCAGCAGCTGCGGGAGAAGGAGCCCCGCCTCATGCCCCAG GTCCTTTTTGTGGATGGAAATGGGGTGCTCCACCACCGAG GCTTTGGGGTAGCCTGCCACCTTGGTGTCGTCACAGACCTGCCCTGCATCGGGGTGGCCAAGAAACTCCTGCAGGTGGATGGGCTGGAGAACAACGCTCTGCACAAGGAGAAG ataCGGCTCCTGAAGGCTGGAGGAGACTCATTTCCTCTGATGGGAGGCTCCGGGACCGTCCTGGGCATG GCCCTGAAGAGCCACGACCACAGCACCAAGCCCCTCTATGTCTCTGTGGGccacaagatgagcctggaggcAGCCGTGCGCCTGACCCATGGCTGCTGCAAGTTTCGGATCCCGGAGCCCGTGCGCCAG GCTGACATCCGCTCCCGAGACTACATCCGCAGGATCCTGGGAGTCCAAGGGGCCCCTGCCTTGCGGCCAGAAAG GAGCAAGAAGGCACAGAGGCCAAAGGCGTGCCCTCAGGGAGCCTCAGAAGAGCCCGCAG TCAGCTGCTGTGTTGTAAACTGCTCTGTGAAGTCCACGTGGCAGAGAACTGAGCCCACCTGCCCGTCACCATGTGAGGGAGCCATCTTGGAAGTGCACCCTCCGGCCCTGGCTGTCatctga